The Bacteroides ovatus genomic interval ATTCGTAATCCTATGGCGTAATCTTCACCATAGCTGGTATTCGGCAATTTGATATCACGAAGAATAGGAGTGTAGAAAGCTCGTGGAGCACCCAAACCATTGATACGTAGAGCGTTGTTCTTTCCATTTTCCGGTGTCCACTCTTTGTGGTCAATGATACCGGGGGGGATTTCGTTCAGTTGGAAGTCGGTCATTAGATAGGTACCTATGACCATTGCGCAGCTTTCCTTATAAAAGGTGTCTACGATTTTCTGTAAAGTGGATTCATCTTTATATAAATCGTCGCTATCTAACTGTATAGCGAACTTTCCGCATTTTTCGTGACATATACCCTTGTTCCAGCACCCTCCTATACCTAAATCATTTTCTTGGGGGATGATATGGATCAATCTTTTATCGCTACTTAGTTCTTGGAGAATTTCCGTCGTTCCATCGGTGGAATGATTGTCGATAACAATAATGTTAAAAGAGAAAGTGGTCCGTTGGTTTAAAGCCGAATTGACAGCATCGCGGATTGTATGAGCACGATTGCGTACAGGGATGATGACAGATGCCTCGAATTCAAAGTTTTCGCTGTGAAGATTTACAGGCCGTGAAGAAGTAGGCATGAAATAAGCATCAATACATTTCAGGTATTCGGTGCAGGCAGCTTCCATTTCAATTTGTACTTCCCGATTTTTGGGGTTTACATAGTCGAATTGTTTCTCTCCGCTTTTTCTGGTATCTGTTTCAATTTCGATGTATAGATATTCATTGATGTGCACAATTGAATATTTGTAAGAGATGAATAGACGCATAGCATATAGTCCTGCGTATTTGTACTCTTCACGCAAAGCATCTGCTATTTTAGTGAAGGCAGAAGAACTGAATAGAAGCATGGAACCGAAATCGAAATCATCCCGGACGCTTCCTAATTGGTAGTCAATGACAGGTGCTTGTTTAAGTTCTCCGTTAATCAGCTGATAGTGGTCGGCATAAACTATTCCATTCTTTTTATCGTTCTCCATGATTTGCACCATGCGTTCCAAAGCATACAGTCCCAGTTTTAATGGAGTTTGTTTCAAGTAGAACAGAGTATATTCCGTATTGGCATTGGCTGCAATTGTTTTCATTGTGTCTGTGGAATAGAACCCTTTAACAGAGAGATATTCACAACCCGGAAGAGCTTTCTTACCGGGCTCCGAACCTAATAAATAGATCTTATTTACTAGCTCTGACACTTGTAGTTCCTTTACTGTCTGCATGGTATCTTCCGGGGTGCCGAAAGGTATGAAGCAATTAATTTTCTTCTTCATCTTCATCTTAATATTAAAGAACTGTCGTATTGTCCATCGTTGATTTCTTTCGAATGAGGAAGCAAAGTCCGATGAAAGTAAATGCAGCGTTAAATAATAGCAGCTCGTAACTAATTTGGTAACCGTTGAACCATGCTTCCGAATTTCGTTGCAGGATATAGCAAAGAATAGGAGAAGCGATAGCTACCAACGGAATATATTTATCATAAACTTGTTTCTTGGTGAAGATGCCGAAAGCGAACAACCCTAAGATAGGACCATACGTATAACTGGCCAATGTGTAAATCGCATCAATCACACTGGTGTTGTTCAGCAAATTGAATACAAAAATGACTGCTCCCATCACAACTGCCATACCGATATGTACATGTTTGCGTATTTGGCTAAGTGCCGCATCTCCTTTTCTTTGTGCATGTAAAATATCTACAGTAAAAGAGGTGGTCAGTGCCGTCAAGGCAGAACCCGCCGCAGAATAGGCGGAGGCTATCAGTCCGATAATGAATAATATTCCGACTATGCCGGGAAAATAATTTCCGGTAGCGATCATCGGAAACAACTCGTCGCTTTTTCCCGGATTCTCAATGCCTTGCTGTGCTGTAAACGTATATAGCAGTACTCCCAGCATCAGAAAAAGCAGAATGACAAAGAACTGTGAGATTCCACTGGTAATCATATTTTTCTGCGAGTCCCGGAAGTTCTTGCAGCTAAGATTGCGCTGCATCATATCCTGGTCGAGCCCGTTCATGGCAATAACGGTGAATACACCTGCCAGGAATTGTTTGAAGAAATATCGTTTGTCGTTGACATCGTCAAAAAAGAATGTCTTGGAAAAGTCACTATCTGAAATCGTACTAACCAGACCGCTGAAATTCAGATGCAGGCTGGAAGCAATATAATAGATGCAAAGTACAACCGACACTACCAGGCAGAATGTTTTTAGAACATCCGTCCATATCAATGATTTCACTCCACCGCGGAAAGTGTAAAGCCATACGATAAATACAGTAAGAATTACGTTCAACAGGAATGGAAGATGGAAAGGATCGAAGATAAGAAACTGCAATGTCAGGCATACGAGAAAGAGCCGGACGGCTGCCCCTAGCATCTTTGAAATAAAAAAGAACCAGGCTCCCGTCTTGTAGGAAGAGCTTCCGAACCTGTTCTCCAGATATTCATAAATGGAAACCAGATTCATGCGATAAAAGAGGGGAACAAGTACAAATGCAATGATAATTTGTCCTACTATGAATCCCAGCACCATCTGCAGGTAAGAAAAGCTACTTGCCTGTACCATACCCGGAACGGAAACGAAGGTGACTCCGGAAATGGTGGAACCGATCATGGCAAAGGCAACGATATACCAGGCTGATTTACGGTTTCCTACGAAGAATCCTTCATTGTCGGCTTTGCGTCCTGCTATATAAGAGATAGTGAACAGGATGATAAAGTATGCCACAGTAGTAATAGATATAACGGCTGGACTCATATCTGCTGTTTAAATTCGTTTGAGGATGAATATCCGGAACTTGTTTACTTTGCCTACAAATGTAGGGAATTTATCATAGATATACATACTCTTACATATTTTTTATTCCGGGTGTGCCTCCGGTGGCATGTTTGGAGGAACGCCAGTTTTTGTTGAGCGAGGACAACTCCGGAGATTTCTTTTCAAGCGAAACGCCGGTTATTTTATCAATGGTGTGCATTTCATCTCTAAAACAACAAGTGTCAAAAGTATGTCCTGGTGCAGTCTCTTTACTACTTGAAAGTGCCAGATACCCGCCATTATTGTTCAGTGCCGGGAAGTTCGGTATAATTATTATATTTTCTCCACCGACTTTATGTTTCTGAACGACTCTGTTGAAGTATTTCGTGAAGCAAAGATATGCTTTGGCAGGAATGGTTAGGGGAGTAGAAGGACTTTCATTTTGAAGGATGGTAGTATTGTATATTGCCCCGTCTTTATACATCTTATATAGATAAAGTACCGGTAAAATGATAGCCTGTTCAGTCGGATTGTAGATTTCTATATATTCTGCACCATCAGTGGCATTATTATACATGATTTCATTGAAAAGAAGCATACCTCTCACATCTTTCGGTAATTCGGGGGTGTTCGGATTATCTGGAATGTCTGTTCCGGGATGATCGGGTGTTTCATCAGGTGTAGTGTCCGTTTCTACGTTATTAGATAGCTGTATGTGATGAAATGTAAATCCTTTACAGCGGGTTTTGGTGTAAATGCAGTATATACCGCAGTAGCGGGAAGTTTGTATATCGGTATCT includes:
- a CDS encoding DUF4922 domain-containing protein codes for the protein MKKKINCFIPFGTPEDTMQTVKELQVSELVNKIYLLGSEPGKKALPGCEYLSVKGFYSTDTMKTIAANANTEYTLFYLKQTPLKLGLYALERMVQIMENDKKNGIVYADHYQLINGELKQAPVIDYQLGSVRDDFDFGSMLLFSSSAFTKIADALREEYKYAGLYAMRLFISYKYSIVHINEYLYIEIETDTRKSGEKQFDYVNPKNREVQIEMEAACTEYLKCIDAYFMPTSSRPVNLHSENFEFEASVIIPVRNRAHTIRDAVNSALNQRTTFSFNIIVIDNHSTDGTTEILQELSSDKRLIHIIPQENDLGIGGCWNKGICHEKCGKFAIQLDSDDLYKDESTLQKIVDTFYKESCAMVIGTYLMTDFQLNEIPPGIIDHKEWTPENGKNNALRINGLGAPRAFYTPILRDIKLPNTSYGEDYAIGLRISREYKIGRIYDVIYLCRRWEGNSDAALSTEKVNRNNFYKDRIRTWEIKGRIQMHTIDEEFQELVEEMIENQKENWELAKRNYEALEENLEKKKVLKLKEEDREMKVRIFPNPQRILSTMAKTDSRSIQERPCFLCGKNRPAEQTYLPFGHYEVCLNPYPIFQRHLTIIDKEHTPQSMKGRFEDMLHLAENLDEFYILYNGPECGASAPDHMHFQAAGKEEELTNPFALNFLKSILENKNGVTTYVDNVFTTCIGMTSGLKVDLMQQFEKVYQNLSVIYSDKEPLINMITWYGLDKISHFGGDEIEVWNCIIFLRSKHRPDCYYTPNEKGLLISPAVAEMGGIFPIVREEDMDKLNAKKLTEIYKEISLSPQQLNTLCDQLFKKK
- a CDS encoding sodium:solute symporter, whose protein sequence is MSPAVISITTVAYFIILFTISYIAGRKADNEGFFVGNRKSAWYIVAFAMIGSTISGVTFVSVPGMVQASSFSYLQMVLGFIVGQIIIAFVLVPLFYRMNLVSIYEYLENRFGSSSYKTGAWFFFISKMLGAAVRLFLVCLTLQFLIFDPFHLPFLLNVILTVFIVWLYTFRGGVKSLIWTDVLKTFCLVVSVVLCIYYIASSLHLNFSGLVSTISDSDFSKTFFFDDVNDKRYFFKQFLAGVFTVIAMNGLDQDMMQRNLSCKNFRDSQKNMITSGISQFFVILLFLMLGVLLYTFTAQQGIENPGKSDELFPMIATGNYFPGIVGILFIIGLIASAYSAAGSALTALTTSFTVDILHAQRKGDAALSQIRKHVHIGMAVVMGAVIFVFNLLNNTSVIDAIYTLASYTYGPILGLFAFGIFTKKQVYDKYIPLVAIASPILCYILQRNSEAWFNGYQISYELLLFNAAFTFIGLCFLIRKKSTMDNTTVL